The stretch of DNA ttgtaaggttgatcttttgaaaaagtgtgtttgcaaggacacgatgaaaagaatcaacctatatgaacatgaagtacagccgcttcaagggagtatgggtttgactcctgatatgttcatgaatagatatgggacactaggcttgaaaataagtgtcggtttcgtaattttagaagtaaattaatttatgtgtgagttatcttcatgtattcaaaatgggtagaaagggttcaatgctaagtcacaccccgatactcgaatatttggaatgtgtaatttCACTAAGTGGAAATTCAATCTTCGTGACATTTTCATTTATGCATAAATTGGTATGTTTGTTAACTTATTTAAAATATTGGATTAcgcttaaatgggggaggaatgttggtaatttaagtgtaattaccggttcattttaGCGTACTCAGGTTTGGTTCGTAGATGGGTAAGTTCGTTATAATATAATGTAAGTTCGGGtagtacggagtgtacacttgCATAATTATTTATGAATTTACGGAATAGTTTTCATTTGAACAACTATGACAGGGGAGCTTCGGGGCAATGCCCGGGAAACTTTGATGGGTTTTAATTCCCACAATAGACATTTAATATGTCGGAATTTGTGAAAAGTTACTACTCTTCACAAATACATCCCCCTACACCTTTTCATATCTATATAAATAGAATGGGGTTGAAGATGTTTGGAATATAGACAATCTCATCTTCTGCATCATTGAACAATCTAACAATCTACTCAAAAATACTTCTTAATTATATCTCTGTATTCTGTGCCGAATACAGAGGGTcaccgtcttatctcaatagaaagtttgatacaacccaggcactaaagtaagggtcgaattgttctattaggaaagcataGCGATTCGGTGCGGTGTTATTATTGTCAATTCCTGTTTCGTGCATACTCAATATCTAACAATTTGGGTATGTTTCTACCATTGATGACTACAAGATTGTTCGGATATGTATGGATTTGTCTACACATTATTTAACAGGTCACGTCTACGGTCTACTCGATAAGGTTAGATACTCAGGTCAAAAGCAGACCATTGTCATATGTTACGTCTGATAACATGTTATTTGTCGTAAATGGGTGCTTATCTACGTATGGTACATGTCTTAGAGATGATGATCGTAATATTTTTACTATTTTGAAAAGCCGAGAGGTGACTGAACAAATCATTGTTCCTATGAATGTGACTGAGTCGATGCATTATGGAGGAAATTTAATCGGGTTCACTCGAAGGGACAAGATCTTTACACAATATTCGGATTGTTTAGGGGTTATAGATCTAAGTCTACATCCTTTGAATATCAAAGCATTGATCGATGAAGCTTAAAAGAAAGGGGATAACTGAAATTGTGCAAGTCTTATTTCACCTAAATATTCGTGTTATAAGTATGTTCAAGGATGAGGATTCGAACATGTTTACCACCGTCTTACAGAAATTGTGACCGATTCCGACGTCTAAACTCTTATCTTTTACTTTTCTTTCGTCTTATTGTACCTTGATTTTGTTTTTGTAAATTCTACTCCAACATTATTGTGAatatttatacgagttatgcGTTTTTATAGTCTTACTTTCGCATTTTTTTACATGCCCTTGCAATTTGTATTTGTTTGCAGTCGATCGTCACTTAGAATAATTTTTGGTTTAAATAAGCGTAATATGTCGTGGGTTAGGAATATTCTGCTCTATTTTTTTTATAAGTATTTTTTAATCAATTACTCCCTAAAAAAAAGAAGTTCCTAACCATAGGAATTCCTAATTGGTTAAGAAACATAATTAAATTATAGTTTTGTTAAACAGATGCGGAATAAGTAAAGAAAACGAATTATTTTTCttaatatatatatgtatatatggtGGTAACCCTAAATAACATTAAAAATTTTAGTTTTTATGAATAAACTCTAGCACAATATCAATCACCCCGCCCTCGTCTCTTTACTTCGTTAATTGCTCCCCTTTAGAATTTACAGTTGAAGATCGTAGAATATGGGAGACAAACATCCAACTAATGCTACGAAGGAACGAATTACTGACCAACAACCCTACCTCTCTGATGATTTTATTATCGAAGAAATTCTTACAAGATTGCCCGTTAAATCCGTTCTTAGATTTAAATCAGTTTCCAAACAATGGTATTCTGCTCTTTCTTCTTCCGAATTTGCCAATGCCCACCATATCAAATCACTCTTTTTTCACCGTTCTGCTCCTATTAACACCTTGTTTATCAAATATCTTAAGAGTTATTACCTAGTTtcttttgatgatgatgatcaaaTTTCGGGTAATTTTGAAGATAATATGTTTAAACTAGACGTAGACTTTGGCATCGAGAACGAAGAATATCTTCAATTTATAGGATGCTCCAATGGGTTGATTTGTTTAACTATATTTTCTCACCCGACCTTTTTTTCTAAATCTGATGATAGTTACTTAATTTTATGGAACCCGGCTACTCGTAAGTTGCACAAATATGAGTCTGATTGTTATTTAAAGCATATGGATGATGATGGTCGTAGAGCGTTTGTAGCTCGTGGATTTGGGTATGCATCGTCTGTCGATGATTATAAATATGTTCGAATTTTGAGTGGAAATAAACGAAATACCATTATTGTTCATATCTTCTCTGTTAGAGAAAACAAGTGGAGAAAAATTGATTTTGATTGTGATTTTGATCCTCAAGGAAGAGCAATGCTTATTGATGAAAAATTGTACTGGGAATCTTTGAGGTTGAGCGGGGATAGTATTGTAATTGGTAGTTTCGATTTGGAGGTTGAGCGGTTTGAAATACATGAGTTCAACTTGGAAGACCCGGACTTCTTCTTCGATACCTTCAATTCGAGTTATGGGAGACTGTTTGAGCAAGTTGGTTAATAGTAGGACAAATAGAAGTGACACGTTAATGCACATATTGGAATCGCCTACAAGAAGTAAGTCTATTTGTCTGCCAAAGGGGTTGCTTTTAGACAAAAGCTCTCAAATGATCGGGTTTACAAAGACTGGTAAGATTTTTGTGACGGGAGGATTCAGGAGTGATGTGGCAAGGGATGACCGAAGTAATTACCAGAGTGCATTGCAGTTACTTGACATAGGTAGAAAACCCATGCAACACTCGGTACTCAAGAATTTCAATGGGTTGGTTAATATCGCAAAATATGTTCCAAGCTTTGCTTCGCCTTGCCCTATTGAGTTGTCCAAGACATAGGGAGACGGTATATTATTTGTGTTATCATGGTCAACACATTGTTTGTTGGCTTCTTGTCCGGTCTCTTTTGAAGGCAGGGTATGTTCTACCGAAAACCAAGTCGTCTCTAGAAACCATACAGCGATACTTATTCATCATCAGTTGCACTAAATCTCAGCTTAGTTATTAGATTGCCATGTACAAGAATTTATGTTTGTCTATGAGATCGTTATGCACTTTGCTTTGTCCGATGAAATTCTCCGAGTCCTGACTATATATATGTGCAAGTCTTATTTCACTTAAGGTTCTTGTTACAAGAATAGCGGGGTACGAGGATTTGAACATTTAACTTtcgttccttttttttttttttttttttttttaatgtcttGGTAGACCATGATTTTATGTTATTACGAGTAGTTTATTTTCGCAATCCCCCTATATACTAAAAAGAATAGGAAAAGCTTCAAGTTTTCCTGCCTAAAACACATTTCCTATTTTGATAAAATCTCTTATTTATTTTCCTCCCCTTATTTAAAATTTGTCTCTAAGGTTTTTGTGATAAAAAATACGTTCTTTCTATACTAAATCGTACCTAAAAGATATGctaata from Silene latifolia isolate original U9 population chromosome 10, ASM4854445v1, whole genome shotgun sequence encodes:
- the LOC141608658 gene encoding F-box/kelch-repeat protein At3g23880-like; translation: MGDKHPTNATKERITDQQPYLSDDFIIEEILTRLPVKSVLRFKSVSKQWYSALSSSEFANAHHIKSLFFHRSAPINTLFIKYLKSYYLVSFDDDDQISGNFEDNMFKLDVDFGIENEEYLQFIGCSNGLICLTIFSHPTFFSKSDDSYLILWNPATRKLHKYESDCYLKHMDDDGRRAFVARGFGYASSVDDYKYVRILSGNKRNTIIVHIFSVRENKWRKIDFDCDFDPQGRAMLIDEKLYWESLRLSGDSIVIGSFDLEVERFEIHEFNLEDPDFFFDTFNSSYGRLFEQVG